From Impatiens glandulifera chromosome 7, dImpGla2.1, whole genome shotgun sequence:
attgtttttatttgaagaaCTTGAGTTAGGATTActcttcttcattaatttaccgaatttcttcacgaagagagccatGGCGTCGCTGCTGATCTGCTTGGCAATAGTCTTCATAGCTGTGGCAGCAAGTGGCTCCttagcagtcaccagcgccttggtaGAGATGAAGGATTTGGAATGCTCCTCTTTgttcctagagtttatctcaaactcgtaggccttcGGATCGGCTAGCAAATCATAGAGATctatcttgttgaggtctttagattccctcatcgccatcgtcttaATATCTCATTCTTTGGGtagagcacgcatgactttgatcgCAACCTATCTATTGTTGTAAGTCTTGCCCAAAATGTATAGAATAGTGATGATTTTACTAAATCTCTCATTGAATTCATTCAATGTCTCTttaggacgcatcttgaagttatgGAACTCCTGTGAGGCAACtatgagtttgttttctttggtttgctcattTCCCTCACACAATTGAGTTATCttatcccaaatttctttggcaatAGGGCATGTGATGATCTTGTTGAACAAGTTATCATCCATAgtcttgtagaggatgtctttAGCCATGTtatcgaggttgttcttcctcttatcttcacttgTCTATTCAGATCttggcttctcaatctttattaGACCATTGGTGATGACAAACCACGTGTCATCATCTATAGCAGATAAATGAGTTTTCACTCTCACTTTCCATCCGTTGTAGTTTTCCTTATAGAACATATGAACCTTGTTGGTGGCATCCATATACATTATTTTGAATCtgatgatgcttgagaatagaacatgtggctctgataccacttgttaagaTCAGTGTTGACAATAGACTAAGGTCTGACTACTGTAAACAACTTATGACTTCAATTATGTTTTAactttgttagaagttaaaacttatttttattcttcgcaaatcttcacaaactcttgaacaagttcaagtgcgaaacggtttattggatttgaagctttagacaGATGAAAGAAAATGATAGAAAGTAAAGGGCAcagggagttttatggatgtcaGGGATAAAtattctacgtcaccccttcttccacaaccgaaaggatattcactagaaggctttggttggtatagaacacactacacaacTCAGTCAGAAACCACAGGGCTTAACAAGTGTCTACTTCTAAACTTCTAACTAACTCTccgttgaacagaacaacctatgttcaacttacaacactgataTTTCACACAAAAAACacattatatgaattatatgaATTACAATATGATCACAGCTAGACATTAAGTAATTTTCTCTTGAGCTTTTAAAGAGAGATTAGACAATGAGATGGCAAGAGTAAATATGCGAGCAAGTGATTTCTTCAAGTTGTTCACCCGTTGTCCTTGAGTAGAAATTTATACTTGAAGTACACCAAtggtcgaatattctttgtggacacgtgcCCTCCTATTGTTGGACGACCACtaatagtacgagagtacaatAGACTCTGAGCAttgggatcgtggtcgtaccagacatgtagtgcgccgaatatcctctgatattgtcttgtactagagaGATACAACGTGGGAAATTTGAGTGATAAACGCGTATGTGACAGTCTTTCATTTGTTTGGATTAACTAGTTTGTCAGACTGTTGAAAACGGTAACTACAGATGAGCTGAATGAGTACGAAGTTAGACGCTCCTTCGGacgtctaagggagttagaccacgtataactacgcatcactttagaccatgtctaaaggagttagaccgcgtctaactgcgctttcctttagaccacgtctaaaagagttagaccgcgtctaaatgcgcttccctttaaaccacttctaaaggagttagaccgcgtctaactgcgtTTCCCTTTacaccacgtctaaaggagttagacggtGTCTAACTGAAATTccttttagaccacgtctaaaggagttagaccgcgtctaactgcgcttccctttagaccacatctaaaggagttagaccgcgtctaactgttctttcctttagaccacgtctaattgcgctttcctttagaccacgtgtaaaggagttagaccacgtATAACTGTGATTTCCTTTAAaccacgtctaaaagagttagaccatgtctaaatgtgtttccctttagaccacgtctaactgcACTTTCCTTTAGATCATGTCTAACTAGACCGTCTTCTTTAGATCTGAACCTGCACAAAGACGATTTCACACTTTAGTCTTATTCGTTTGCAACCTTAAATTAAACTctttaataataagttttattttaattacacctcacatcatcaaaataatgtcagcTCATAATTagaaaaagttaatttaaataaacttattttctaagttcattttaattgactaaaaaatcacaactctcgacccaaccATCCGGATATTTTGAAAAgtaagtaatattatatatatatatatatatatatatatatatatatatatatatatatatatatatatatatatatatatatatatatatatttgacataCACTAGAGTATTCAAATTATATCTCACAAGATGACTTGTCATCTAAAAGGTGTTATAAAATCAACTATGTCAGATCAAATACGCTAGGAATTGTATTAGCTCAAAGTACAAGAGAGCTATTCCTGCAATCACACAAAAGACTTGCAAAGATGGCTTGAGGGAAAACTTCGGTTGAAATTTAATCACATTTCAATAGAAATagagtttaatatatatgtttttagtttttatgaattatgaatttatgattTTCTTGAGTCCGAAAATTATAAAGGATTTTTCgaaataatattatcttattattttatcgaaTTTTTCAACTTTTTACATTGGCTTAAATTAGGAccatacaaatttattaatttatcgaatattaatttaaaaaatttatataatatatatatcaagataGAAGGAAAATGGTTAATGTTATAACGGATGTAAAaacaatgataaaaataatagtaaaagacagaATAAAAAcgacacccgatttaacgtggtatccagcaaaattgctgactaatccacgggtagagccactgaaaaatatttcactataatcgttaacacggATTACAGATACTCAGAATAGTTCAAGAGAAAACTAACACCCAAGCCCCTTTATTTATAGGGCCAGTTCaattacattttcttttttacttCTTATGTGGGACAAATacccaaaaagaatattctaggcaaaaaatcccaacaaatctccaccaTGACTTGAATACTTTCCCAGATAGCCAGATGCACCAAATGTACTTTAAATACCAGATGTGCCAGATTCATTACACTGAATTCCCAGATAAACAAAATAGATGCATTACACTAAATGCCCCgataaacaaaacagatgcattacactgaatgcccagatGTGACATGCTATGCCTCAGGCCTTGCCCCTTCAAGGGCAATCAACAGCTTCTAACATTGAGCAAGTTCAAATAGTGTTGAAACTTACTCTGCGGAACCGACTTGgtaaacatatcagctggattgtTTGCAGTCCCCACTTTGTTTACCTTTATCCTCTTCTCACTTCTCAGAAAATGGTACCTcacatcaatgtgttttgttctttcatgGTGAACTTGATCCTTGGTTAAGCATATTGCACTCAAACTGTCGCAGTACACTGAAGCCTGATCGTGGTGTAGACCCAAGTCACTAACCAATCCTTTCAACCAGATTCCCTCCTTAGCAGCTTTTGTCAAGGCCATATATTCtgcctctgtagtagacaaGATTACTGTCAGCTGTAGAGTAGCCTTCCAACTCACAACAGAACCACCAAGCATGAATACATAACCGGTCATCGATCTTCTACTGTATACATCTCCAGCATAGTCAGAATCTGAGTAACAAGATACTAGACACTGACTATCACCACCATAACTGAGACCAATATCAGATATACCCCTGAGGTAGCGGAAAATCCTCTTCACTTCTTTccagtgttccttaccagggtCTCCCATGAACCTACTGACAACACTAACAGCATGTGCAAGATCCGGTCTAGTGTAGACCATAACATACATCAAGCTTCCCACTGCACTAGCATAAGGAACATGTGACATGTATTCCTTTTCCTGAGATGATTTAGGTGCAAATGCTACAGACAAATGTGCATTTGAAGCACTATGAGTATCAATGGGCTTAGCAGTAGCCATTCCAAACCTTGATAGAACTTTCTGAATATACCCCTTCTATGACAAGAATAACTTCTTATGACTTCTATCTCTGTAGATCTCCATTCCTAGAATTTTCTTAGCAGCACCTAAATCCTTCATTTCGAATTCTATACTGAGTAGTCCCTTCAACTTTTGAATGTCAGACTTCTTCTCAGCAGCTAGcaacatatcatctacatacaaTACCAAATAGATGAAGGAACCATCTTTGAGCTTGTTGTAGTAGACACAATTGTCATACGGACTCCTTGAAAAGCCAATCTTAAACATGTAGCTATCGAACTGCTTATACCACTGCCTCGAGGACTATTTCAGTCCATATAAGgacttcttcaacttgcaaacatatTTCTCTTTTCCAGGTTCCTGAAAACCATCTGGCTGAGTCATgtatatctcttcttccaactctCCATGTAAGAAAGTTGTCTTCACGTCTAGCTGTTCGAGTTCCAGGTTCTGATGTGCAACTATAGCAAGTAGCACCCTGATGGAAGTATGTCTGACTActggtgagaatatctcattatagtccACTCCCTCTTTCTAACTGAACCCTCTGGCAACTAACCTGGCTTTATACTTGACCCCCTCAGTTGGTGACAACCCTTCCTTCTTCTTGAACAACTATTTACAAGTGACAACATTTCTCTCTGGTGGTATTCTAGCTaattcccaagtctgattctttTAAAGTGACGCCATATCATCTCCCATGGAAGCAAGCCATTGGACAGACTCAGTACCCATAACAGTTTCCTTGTAGGTGGATGGCTCATGAGGATCCACTTCCTTTGCAACCTGTAAAGCATAGGCAACCATGTCCTCATAGCCATATATTGAAGGAGGTACACCAAAATTAGCTCTTCTAGGGCGATTAAGAGCTAGATTTTAATGTTCTACAGATGATGATGGAGCAACTGGAAAATCTACCACTGAAAGTGGTTGAGAAAAACTCTCCTCTACTTCACAACTAGCCTCAGTCATTTCCTGCTCCACCTGTTTCTCGACACCACAATCTACTGGAATAGTGAACTTCACAGTTGGGTTAAGCATGGAATTTTCATCAAAGACAACATTCATACTCAGAATAACCCTCCTTTCAGAAGGGGACCAGATCCTATATCCTTTCACACCATTCCCATAACCTACAAATACTCCTTTCTTTGCTCTTGGCTCCAACTTCACCTCATTGACATGATAGTAGACCGTGCAACCAAAAGTTCTCAAAATAGAGTAATCAGCAAGCTTCCCACACCACAGTTCATAAGGAGTTTTCATATTTATACCTGTGTGAGGTCCACGGTTAATCAGATAGCATGCTGTGTTAACTGCTTCAGCCCAAAACATTTTTGTTAACCCAGCATTTGAGAGCATACACCGAGCTCTCTCCAGTAGTGTCTGATTCATACGTTCTTCTACACCATTCTGCTGAGGTGTATTCCTAACCGTATGATATCTGGAAATCCCCTCAGTCTTGCAAAACTCATTAAAATCAGACCAACATAATTCTAGACCATTATCAGTTCGTAACCTCTTGACCTTCTTCCCAGTTTGATTCTCCACTAATGCCTTCCACTGCTTGAAGATCTTGAAAGCATCACTCTTATGCTTCATTATGAATATCTAGGTCAtccttgaataatcatcaatcagCGACAGAAAGTACCTATGACCCCCCAAAGACTCTACACGTGATGGCCCCTAACAATCAGAGTGGATGTAATCAAGTGTGCCTTTTGTTCTATGAATCGCTTTGGGGAACTTTCTACGATGTAGTTTCCCAAAGacacaatgttcacaaaacccaagatccTTTATCTTATGCCCACATAGAAGATCATCTTTAGCAAGAATTTGCATCCCCCTCTCACTCATATGCCCAAGCCTCATGTGCCACAACTTTGTCATGTCTCCTTGGTTAATCTCGGAGGAAGCAACAACAGCAGAA
This genomic window contains:
- the LOC124909611 gene encoding secreted RxLR effector protein 161-like gives rise to the protein MATAKPIDTHSASNAHLSVAFAPKSSQEKEYMSHVPYASAVGSLMYVMVYTRPDLAHAVSVVSRFMGDPGKEHWKEVKRIFRYLRGISDIGLSYGGDSQCLVSCYSDSDYAGDVYSRRSMTGYVFMLGGSVVSWKATLQLTVILSTTEAEYMALTKAAKEGIWLKGLVSDLGLHHDQASVYCDSLSAICLTKDQVHHERTKHIDVRYHFLRSEKRIKGQGLRHSMSHLGIQCNASVLFIGAFSVMHLFCLSGNSV